TTTTCAATATAATTGGTTAAAAAAACCGACACTGGAAAAAATGTCAGCAAAATAGGCGTTACGTCATTGAATGATTCGAGTAGGGTTATGACTAAACCTATAAAAAAGAAGAGCGCAATTAAGCGCATCGTATTAATGCGGCCTTTCCCTGATTTAGAAAGTTTTAAAAAGGTCAAAACAAAAAGCAGTAAGGATGCAACGATATAGATGATCAACTTAATACTACTTTGCCATTGATAGATAAAATCGTCAGCAATATTCACTGAAAACGTATAATGGTTTTCAATAAAATTAGGCTTATTAAAGAGGGTTAATACGCCCAAGCTGATCATGCCTACTACAAAAAAACCAATAAAAGGAATCACCCAATTGCGAATTTTTTTGGGTTGGTATAAGTATATGGTGATAAAAACTAACAGTAAGTATAAGATAGCCCAATCATAAAATAAGCTAGAAACCACCACCCAAATACTGGCGTCGAAAATTTTAAGTTTAATGTTTTTTAAAGATTTTATACTCAATAATTTTCTAGTGGCCAGCAATAAAAAAAAGGTACAAGGAATACTGTTGTTATCTAATAATACTTCTGGAAAAAGCACCATGAGTAAGGAGAAAAACAAAATGGCATAGGAGTTTGTTTCCGTGATTTTGTTGCGCTTTACGATAAAATTAATCACAAAAACCATACTACAAAGTAGCACTAAAACCATACTTTGTGAAGGTAGATTTTCTGAAGAATAAGGTTTTGAAAACAACATAAAAATCGTCGTCCAATAGAATAGAAACAAAAAAGCACCTATAATAATGAAGTTAAATGGTTTTGTTTTTCCAAAAATGCTTGAAATCATCTTGGGTTTTTATATTTTTGTAGGGTAAATATAATTAAGATGGAATCATTTTTTAGAGCGATTGAAGATTTATTTGTAAATATCTTGTTTGCACCCTTTGATATGTTGCGTATGATGGAGAGCTGGTGGGTTGCAAATACCTTAAACTGGATTTTTGTGATTGTAGGCTCTGTAGCCTTTGTGTATTGGATGTTGCAACTTAAAAAATACAACAACGAGACCGAGAAAGCCTCTAGAGTTAGTGCACATTCTTTTATAGGGAATGATGCTAATAATGGGTAATTTCAATTAGAAGTCATAAATGCAATCAGCTATCTATTTAGACATAGCTGATTGTATTTTATTTTTTAGATTACAAGTTAGTATCTATATCGAATTTCTATAGTATAGCGCAGTCGATGTCAGGTAGCTGAACGGATTTAAAATTTGGTAGCTGAGCGGCGTCGAAGCTACAAATCAAAACCTAGGTCTTTACGGTAATACATATGATCAAAATGCAGTTTTGCAATATTGTCATACGACTTTTTTAAGGCTTCTTTGTGATCAGCGCCAAATGCCGTTACCGCCAATACTCTTCCTCCAGAAGTCACTATTTTACCATCGCTTAGTGTAGTACCGGCGTGAAACACCAAGGCATCTTTCACCTCTGAGAAACCAGTAATTTCTTTTCCCTTGCCGTAGGCCTCAGGATAACCGCCAGAAACTGCCATAACCGTCGTCGCTGTCCGTTCATCTAAGGCTAAATCTATAGTATCTAAAGTTCCATTGGCAACAGCCAAAAACACGTCTACTAAATCATTTTTAATTCTAGGGATCACCACTTCGGTTTCAGGGTCTCCCAAACGAACATTGTATTCAATTACTTTAGGTTGGTTGTCCACTTTAATCAAACCGATAAAAATAAATCCCTTGTAGGGTAAATTATCTTTTTTAAGCCCTTCTACGGTAGGTTTAACTACCTGGTCGTGTATTTTATTCATGAACTCGTCATCAGCAAAAGGAACCGGGGAAATAGCGCCCATTCCGCCTGTATTGAGTCCGGTATCACCTTCACCAATGCGTTTATAGTCTTTAGCCGTTGGGAGTACCTTGTAATTTTTTCCGTCCGTGAGCACAAAAACACTTAATTCAATACCGTCTAAAAACTCCTCAATGACCACCGTTGTGCTTGCGGTACCAAATTTAGCATCGACCAACATGCTTTTTAATTCGTTTTTAGCTTCTTGTAAATCGGTCAGAATTACCACACCTTTTCCGGCAGCTAAGCCGTCTGCTTTTAAAACATAGGGAGGCTTTAAGCCTTCTAAAAATAGACAACCTTTTTCTAAGCTTTCCGCGGTAAAACTTTCGTAAGCAGCTGTTGGTATTTTATGACGCATCATAAATTCTTTCGCAAAATCTTTACTTCCTTCAAGGGTAGCCGCCGCTTTTTGTGGGCCGATAACGGGGATAGCCTTTAACTCAGCATCGTTCAAAAAGAAATCGTGAATACCATGTACCAATGGATCTTCTGGACCTACAATGACCATCTGTATGTTATGGGTGCCTACTGCCTTCTTAATGGCTGCAAAATCAGTTACTCCAATTTCTAAGTTTGTGGCAATAGCCGCAGTTCCTGCGTTACCAGGTGCTACAAATAATTGAGATAGTTTTTTACTTTGCTTTAATTTCCAAGCAAGGGTATGTTCGCGGCCGCCGGCTCCAAGAATAAGAATGTTCATACGAAAAGAAGATTTCCGCAAAAATACCTATTGAAGTTGAATAATGCCAGATATTATTCATCATAATTGGCCTGCCACAGCATCAAGACCGCGCTGCTTTTAGAATCAGGGGACAAGACCTTAAATTCTAAATGCGAACCATTAAATTGCTGAGATAACTATGTGTATTAATCTTTTAACAGCTGTAGTAGCTTCGAGGGCAATTAGCACTAGCCCCTTAAGTAATCAATGACAAAAAGATTTCATAACGAAGAGCCTAGACCTATTTATCTTGAATCTTGATTTCTGAATCTTAAGGAATACAATACCAGGATCAATTGATTCGGAATCTACTTGCCGTTTCCAGAGAAATCTCTATGTTCTTTTTTTTGAAGTTCTTCAGGCGATAAGGATTTAAAATAATCATAGACTATTTTAAGGCCCTCTGAACGATGCACTTTTGGCTCCCAACCCAAAATTTCTTTAGCTCGGGTAATATCTGGTTGTCGTTGCAGAGGATCGTCTTGCGGAAGGGGTTTAAAGATGATTTTTTGAGTGGTTCCTGTCAGTTTAATAATCTCTTGTGCAAATTCTAAAATAGTTGTTTCATGCGGATTACCAATATTGATGGGATCCGTATAATCACTCATTAACAAGCGATAAATACCTTCTACCTGATCATCGATATAGCAAAATGATCTAGTTTGCGAGCCATCCCCAAAAACGGTTAAATCTTCTCCTCGTAAGGCTTGTCCCATAAAGGCAGGTACTACGCGACCATCATTTAAGCGCATTCGTGAACCATAGGTATTGAAAATGCGCACAATACGCGTATCAACGCCATGATACCGGTGGTACGCCATGGTGAGCGACTCCATAAAGCGTTTCGCTTCGTCATATACGCCACGTGGGCCTATAGAGCTGACATTGCCGTAATACTCCTCGTTTTGTGGATGCACTAGAGGGTCCCCATAAATTTCAGAAGTAGAGGCTACTAAAATTCTAGCGTTTTTTTGTTTGGCTAAGCCTAGTAAATTTAAGGTGCCAACAGAACTCACTTTAAGCGTCTGAATAGGTATTTTTAAATAATCAATAGGGCTGGCGGGCGAGGCAAAATGTAAAATATAGTCTAACTCCCCACTAACATGTACAAAGTTACAGACATCATGGTGGTGAAACTCGAACTGCTTTA
The sequence above is drawn from the Cellulophaga sp. Hel_I_12 genome and encodes:
- a CDS encoding DUF6427 family protein, with protein sequence MISSIFGKTKPFNFIIIGAFLFLFYWTTIFMLFSKPYSSENLPSQSMVLVLLCSMVFVINFIVKRNKITETNSYAILFFSLLMVLFPEVLLDNNSIPCTFFLLLATRKLLSIKSLKNIKLKIFDASIWVVVSSLFYDWAILYLLLVFITIYLYQPKKIRNWVIPFIGFFVVGMISLGVLTLFNKPNFIENHYTFSVNIADDFIYQWQSSIKLIIYIVASLLLFVLTFLKLSKSGKGRINTMRLIALFFFIGLVITLLESFNDVTPILLTFFPVSVFLTNYIENIKRSKLKEGVLLFIILIPFVVLITRFK
- the purD gene encoding phosphoribosylamine--glycine ligase: MNILILGAGGREHTLAWKLKQSKKLSQLFVAPGNAGTAAIATNLEIGVTDFAAIKKAVGTHNIQMVIVGPEDPLVHGIHDFFLNDAELKAIPVIGPQKAAATLEGSKDFAKEFMMRHKIPTAAYESFTAESLEKGCLFLEGLKPPYVLKADGLAAGKGVVILTDLQEAKNELKSMLVDAKFGTASTTVVIEEFLDGIELSVFVLTDGKNYKVLPTAKDYKRIGEGDTGLNTGGMGAISPVPFADDEFMNKIHDQVVKPTVEGLKKDNLPYKGFIFIGLIKVDNQPKVIEYNVRLGDPETEVVIPRIKNDLVDVFLAVANGTLDTIDLALDERTATTVMAVSGGYPEAYGKGKEITGFSEVKDALVFHAGTTLSDGKIVTSGGRVLAVTAFGADHKEALKKSYDNIAKLHFDHMYYRKDLGFDL
- a CDS encoding UDP-glucuronic acid decarboxylase family protein codes for the protein MKKILITGAAGFLGSHLCDRFIKEGFHVIGMDNLITGDLKNIEHLFPLKQFEFHHHDVCNFVHVSGELDYILHFASPASPIDYLKIPIQTLKVSSVGTLNLLGLAKQKNARILVASTSEIYGDPLVHPQNEEYYGNVSSIGPRGVYDEAKRFMESLTMAYHRYHGVDTRIVRIFNTYGSRMRLNDGRVVPAFMGQALRGEDLTVFGDGSQTRSFCYIDDQVEGIYRLLMSDYTDPINIGNPHETTILEFAQEIIKLTGTTQKIIFKPLPQDDPLQRQPDITRAKEILGWEPKVHRSEGLKIVYDYFKSLSPEELQKKEHRDFSGNGK